A portion of the Natronococcus sp. AD-5 genome contains these proteins:
- a CDS encoding WD40/YVTN/BNR-like repeat-containing protein — MTTIYAAMRDRLLVCTADADEGWETTERLEGHDLECVAASSEAPERVFVGTFESGFFRSTDGGDSFEPLETTFATELEEGYGDAENVESDAVMSATISPHDPDVVYAGTEPSRVYRSDDGGDSWTHLEGLVDLPSADEWFFPPRPHTHHVRWLEVDPFDPDRLYVGIEAGAFVLSTDGGERWRERPSGARLDNHSLATHADREGLVYSAAGDGFAVSADGGESWNHPQDGLERRYCWSVAPDPGDPGSVLVSSASGARSAHTAGSAESYVYRKAGDAAWERLDGNGLPTGEGVVRAVFAAGADAGVVYGANNRGLFATRDFGDSWERVEIDWPEGLEAQAPRGLVVV; from the coding sequence ATGACGACGATCTACGCCGCGATGCGGGATCGACTGCTCGTCTGCACCGCCGACGCCGACGAGGGCTGGGAGACGACCGAACGCCTCGAGGGTCACGACCTCGAGTGCGTCGCCGCCTCATCGGAGGCTCCGGAGCGCGTCTTCGTCGGGACGTTCGAGAGCGGTTTCTTTCGCTCGACGGACGGCGGCGACTCGTTCGAGCCCCTCGAGACGACCTTCGCGACCGAACTCGAGGAGGGGTACGGCGACGCCGAGAACGTCGAGAGCGACGCCGTGATGTCGGCGACGATCAGCCCGCACGATCCCGACGTCGTCTACGCCGGGACCGAACCCAGCCGCGTCTACCGCTCCGACGACGGCGGCGACTCCTGGACGCACCTCGAGGGACTCGTCGACCTCCCCTCGGCCGACGAGTGGTTCTTCCCGCCGCGGCCGCACACCCACCACGTCCGCTGGCTCGAGGTCGATCCCTTCGATCCCGATCGGCTCTACGTCGGCATCGAGGCCGGCGCGTTCGTCCTCAGTACGGACGGCGGCGAGCGCTGGCGGGAGCGGCCGTCGGGGGCGCGCCTGGACAACCACAGCCTGGCGACCCACGCCGACCGCGAGGGGCTCGTCTACTCGGCTGCCGGCGACGGCTTCGCCGTCTCCGCCGACGGCGGCGAGTCGTGGAACCACCCGCAGGACGGCCTCGAGCGCCGGTACTGCTGGAGCGTCGCGCCCGATCCCGGCGACCCGGGATCGGTGCTCGTCTCGAGCGCCAGCGGCGCGAGGTCGGCTCACACGGCCGGTTCGGCGGAGTCGTACGTCTACCGAAAGGCGGGTGACGCGGCCTGGGAACGTCTCGACGGCAACGGTCTCCCGACGGGCGAGGGCGTCGTCCGCGCCGTCTTCGCAGCCGGCGCCGACGCCGGCGTCGTCTACGGCGCGAACAACCGGGGCCTGTTCGCGACGCGTGACTTCGGCGACTCGTGGGAGCGCGTGGAGATCGACTGGCCGGAGGGGCTCGAGGCGCAGGCGCCGCGCGGGCTGGTCGTCGTCTAA
- a CDS encoding esterase/lipase family protein: MRQDERGDETEPDVPSRPCRRRILGALGAATAVGVAGTGTATAADTLEADDDLAGLQVGTGDPCERDRTDDSQLPFDTDGYGGWGGHEFHGTDPGLEHAPVVFAHGNTRDACDFLEHADFLLERGFAGDDLWAITFGREGASHEEMRAQLDAFVDNVLEYTGADSVQVVGHSLGVTGLRYWMDGLDEHPDRYDRVETVVGLAGANHGTWTCGPGCEEGPGTSRVCRFISHSCADTPGEPLYELNAPDETPNDGAIDYYTIRGRYDEFFLVRPESPVLEGAENVVLETDHDGVRTSEATKQLLYEWLSVESHPSSNRSVAGSGRS, encoded by the coding sequence ATGCGACAGGACGAGCGCGGAGACGAGACCGAACCGGACGTGCCGTCGAGACCGTGCCGGCGCCGCATCCTCGGCGCGCTGGGAGCGGCAACCGCCGTCGGCGTCGCGGGAACCGGAACCGCCACCGCCGCCGACACCCTCGAGGCGGACGACGACCTCGCGGGACTCCAGGTCGGAACCGGCGACCCCTGCGAGCGGGACCGGACCGACGACTCGCAGTTACCGTTCGACACCGACGGCTACGGCGGCTGGGGCGGCCACGAGTTCCACGGCACCGATCCCGGCCTCGAACACGCGCCCGTCGTCTTCGCCCACGGCAACACCCGCGACGCCTGCGACTTCCTCGAGCACGCCGACTTCCTCCTCGAGCGCGGCTTCGCCGGCGACGACCTCTGGGCGATCACCTTCGGCCGCGAGGGCGCCAGTCACGAGGAGATGCGCGCGCAACTGGACGCGTTCGTCGACAACGTCCTCGAGTACACCGGTGCCGACAGCGTCCAGGTGGTCGGCCACAGCCTCGGCGTGACGGGCCTGCGGTACTGGATGGACGGCCTCGACGAGCACCCCGATCGCTACGACCGCGTCGAGACCGTCGTCGGCCTCGCGGGCGCGAACCACGGCACCTGGACCTGCGGGCCCGGCTGCGAGGAAGGGCCGGGGACGAGCCGGGTCTGTCGGTTCATCTCCCATTCCTGTGCGGATACGCCGGGCGAGCCGCTGTACGAACTCAACGCGCCCGACGAGACGCCGAACGACGGCGCGATCGACTACTACACGATCCGCGGCCGCTACGACGAGTTCTTCCTCGTTCGTCCGGAGAGCCCGGTGCTCGAGGGCGCGGAGAACGTCGTGCTCGAGACCGACCACGACGGCGTCCGGACGAGCGAGGCGACCAAACAGCTCCTCTACGAGTGGCTCTCCGTCGAATCCCACCCCTCGAGCAACCGCTCGGTCGCCGGATCCGGTCGCTCCTGA
- a CDS encoding 30S ribosomal protein S24e has product MDVDIISEEENPMLHRTDVTFELVHEDATPSRLQVRDSLAAKLNKDADEVVIRQLDTKFGMRKTVGQAKVYETADDARDVEQDHMLERNKIGADEAEAEAEAEEA; this is encoded by the coding sequence ATGGACGTCGACATCATCTCCGAGGAGGAGAACCCCATGTTGCACCGCACGGACGTCACGTTCGAACTGGTCCACGAGGACGCCACGCCCTCCCGCCTGCAGGTGCGTGACAGCCTCGCCGCGAAGCTGAACAAGGACGCCGACGAGGTCGTCATCCGCCAGCTCGACACCAAGTTCGGGATGCGCAAGACCGTCGGCCAGGCCAAGGTCTACGAGACGGCCGACGACGCCCGCGACGTCGAGCAGGACCACATGCTCGAGCGCAACAAGATCGGCGCCGACGAGGCCGAGGCGGAAGCCGAAGCGGAGGAAGCGTAA
- a CDS encoding thermonuclease family protein, translated as MSRNIPRRTFLTAATAAVGGTTVVDSIELVAAESGSVGDCDADPVPDLVFNETSSLLDANYDRLKDDEIVFVFSEGTADAGSYDDEEVPLWAKDGTIYGSGSLLVDDDEDNGLDYGQDAVLLNVVDSYADGSGHIVYDESAGQEYTLHGRFSKFRDWVRENGYSIEASSDLAEGLVDADALLVTLPGEEHAADQVDAIREFAADGNPVFLFNEAASWDTDVLNSLAERLELAYRFAEDEVTDEPGWEWDDWPITGNYDDETYPEYFENREGIGFEPGTEYAAEVVEVVDADTFDVRITGGYHDGEEERVRHLGVDTPETGSADNNPDEWIGIEDEKWLDDWGSEAAAYAEDSFDAGDAITFWVDEREFPRGNYGRLLAYHTYPEDGDDADVTYNRDLIEKGYAKPYDTSFSEHDRHTEAFRSARENDRRVWAESDPDATEERWNRDVETLAFRKPTSVVTVDEQLESHRTAVWAEPSAEQDLGDDGIAYDGDIPLVGVDSANRIALVGGLMNADAFEDGDDENFVFNANLADELSDVGHDDRYLIEGGHGQFDVSYDFGKEGKETFLRFLEGLDGMEFQGINALTEEYLNTDEGHAIVITPPAGRFCYTDAEIGQLRQFRDDGGAVVLRTSRGVDPESTAILDELAAALGTDLRFNDDAVTDSDSNKGGADEPETSNFNVDRDLFEAYDHDGPTGDGDDDDDCHPPGQC; from the coding sequence GTGTCGCGCAATATCCCCCGTCGAACGTTCCTGACCGCCGCGACGGCGGCCGTCGGCGGTACGACGGTCGTAGACTCGATCGAACTCGTCGCAGCCGAATCCGGTTCCGTCGGCGATTGCGACGCCGATCCCGTCCCGGATCTGGTGTTCAACGAGACCTCGAGTCTGCTTGACGCGAACTACGACCGGCTGAAAGACGACGAGATCGTCTTCGTCTTCAGCGAGGGGACGGCCGACGCCGGCAGCTACGACGACGAGGAAGTGCCGCTGTGGGCCAAAGACGGCACGATCTACGGCAGCGGATCGCTGCTCGTCGACGACGACGAGGACAACGGTCTCGACTACGGGCAGGATGCGGTCCTCCTGAACGTCGTCGACTCGTACGCAGACGGGTCCGGTCACATCGTCTACGACGAGTCTGCCGGCCAGGAGTACACCCTTCACGGCCGCTTCTCGAAGTTCCGGGACTGGGTCCGGGAGAACGGGTACTCGATCGAGGCGAGTTCGGACCTCGCCGAAGGCCTCGTCGACGCGGACGCGCTGCTGGTCACCCTTCCCGGCGAGGAGCACGCGGCCGATCAGGTCGACGCGATCCGGGAGTTCGCCGCCGACGGGAACCCGGTGTTCCTGTTCAACGAGGCCGCCTCCTGGGACACGGACGTCCTCAACTCCCTCGCGGAACGGCTCGAGCTCGCCTACCGGTTCGCCGAGGACGAGGTCACCGACGAGCCGGGCTGGGAGTGGGACGACTGGCCGATCACCGGCAACTACGACGACGAGACGTATCCCGAGTACTTCGAGAATCGGGAGGGAATCGGCTTCGAACCCGGAACCGAGTACGCCGCCGAGGTCGTCGAGGTCGTCGACGCCGACACGTTCGACGTCCGAATCACCGGCGGCTACCACGACGGCGAGGAAGAGCGCGTCCGCCATTTAGGCGTAGATACTCCGGAGACCGGAAGCGCCGACAATAATCCCGACGAGTGGATCGGGATCGAGGACGAGAAGTGGCTCGACGACTGGGGGAGCGAAGCCGCCGCCTACGCCGAAGACAGCTTCGATGCGGGGGACGCGATCACGTTCTGGGTCGACGAGCGTGAGTTTCCCCGCGGTAACTACGGCCGACTGCTCGCGTACCACACCTATCCCGAGGACGGCGACGACGCCGACGTCACCTACAACCGCGACCTGATCGAGAAGGGGTACGCGAAGCCCTACGACACCTCCTTCTCGGAGCACGACCGGCACACCGAGGCGTTCCGGTCGGCCCGCGAGAACGACCGCCGCGTCTGGGCGGAGAGCGATCCCGACGCGACCGAAGAGCGGTGGAACCGCGACGTCGAGACCCTCGCGTTCCGGAAGCCGACGAGTGTCGTCACCGTCGACGAGCAACTCGAGAGTCACCGAACCGCCGTCTGGGCCGAGCCCTCGGCCGAGCAGGACCTCGGCGACGACGGGATCGCCTACGACGGCGATATTCCGCTCGTCGGCGTCGATTCGGCGAACCGGATCGCGCTCGTCGGCGGGCTGATGAACGCCGACGCGTTCGAGGACGGCGACGACGAGAACTTCGTCTTCAACGCGAACCTCGCCGACGAACTCTCGGACGTCGGCCACGACGACCGCTACCTCATCGAGGGCGGTCACGGTCAGTTCGATGTCTCCTACGACTTCGGCAAGGAGGGCAAGGAGACGTTCCTGCGCTTCCTCGAGGGACTCGACGGGATGGAGTTCCAGGGGATCAACGCGCTGACCGAGGAGTACCTCAACACCGACGAGGGGCACGCCATCGTCATCACGCCGCCGGCCGGCCGGTTCTGCTACACGGACGCGGAAATCGGCCAGCTTCGGCAGTTCCGCGACGACGGCGGCGCCGTCGTCCTGCGGACCAGCCGAGGCGTCGATCCGGAATCGACCGCGATTCTCGACGAGCTGGCCGCGGCGCTCGGGACCGATCTCCGGTTCAACGACGACGCGGTCACCGACTCCGACAGCAACAAGGGCGGCGCGGACGAGCCCGAAACGTCGAACTTCAACGTCGACCGCGACCTCTTCGAGGCGTACGACCACGACGGACCCACCGGCGACGGTGACGACGATGACGACTGCCACCCGCCGGGGCAGTGTTGA